A single window of Acetobacteraceae bacterium DNA harbors:
- the bfr gene encoding bacterioferritin, with translation MAKIKDKKVIEFLNAQLANELTVINQYFLHSRTLNHWGVTKLAKKEYEESIEEMRHADWLIERILFLGGLPNLQKLNPLLIGQDVKEILECDLKAEISAIKCLREAIAHCESVQDYVSRDLFAKILTAEEAHEDFIDTQLDLIGRMGLENYIQLNSEPVQ, from the coding sequence ATGGCCAAAATTAAAGATAAAAAAGTTATTGAGTTTCTAAATGCGCAGCTCGCCAATGAGCTGACGGTTATTAATCAGTATTTCCTGCATTCCCGTACGCTTAATCACTGGGGTGTGACGAAATTAGCTAAAAAAGAATATGAGGAATCCATTGAGGAGATGCGTCATGCCGATTGGCTGATTGAGCGTATTTTGTTCCTTGGCGGTTTACCAAATCTTCAGAAACTTAATCCGCTTCTCATTGGCCAAGATGTAAAAGAAATTTTGGAATGTGATTTGAAAGCGGAAATTTCTGCTATCAAATGTTTGCGTGAAGCCATTGCTCACTGTGAAAGTGTTCAAGATTATGTTTCCCGTGATCTTTTTGCCAAAATTCTCACAGCAGAAGAGGCGCATGAGGATTTCATTGATACACAGCTTGATTTAATTGGACGTATGGGACTTGAGAACTACATTCAGCTCAATTCCGAACCTGTTCAGTAA